A window from Fragaria vesca subsp. vesca linkage group LG5, FraVesHawaii_1.0, whole genome shotgun sequence encodes these proteins:
- the LOC101299307 gene encoding YDG domain-containing protein At5g47150-like — MGSEGSLQRTGSSRKHDEETLGSSHSKLLDHKRPRVSAIRDFAPGCGRSTHFTTSVGSSDDMAREHHVPAVRDFPQGCGPSARLTTSVGTSDVARKHHVGAVRDFPPQCGTSASQEARNFDREAQSVKGDKPSTSSNTDKTNVYRSWWTGKVAHRSKPNGDIGPIKKQPEANRQPERSRNDSDNTRGKTTQFSAASLRNNNTSLIRTKVTETLSRFRDLCIEIERKKLREGAANPRRIDFEAAKILKKERGYVNTGSQIMGDVPGVEVGDIFRYRIELTIVGLHRQIEGGIDYTHFGNESLATSIVASGGYADDTHDLNSLTYTGHGGSVMHHNLPEHQELKRGNLALKNSIDAENPVRVIHGSETSGGRKQYVYVGLYLVERWWKETGDHGKIVYKFQLNRIQGQRSIPWLI; from the coding sequence ATGGGGTCAGAGGGATCATTGCAGCGTACAGGGTCCTCGAGGAAACATGATGAGGAAACATTGGGCTCTTCCCATTCCAAGTTACTTGACCATAAAAGGCCAAGAGTCTCTGCCATTCGTGATTTTGCGCCAGGGTGTGGACGATCTACTCACTTCACAACTTCAGTTGGTAGTTCTGATGATATGGCTAGGGAACATCATGTCCCTGCCGTTCGTGATTTTCCCCAAGGATGCGGACCATCTGCTCGCTTGACAACTTCAGTTGGTACTTCTGATGTGGCTAGGAAACATCATGTAGGAGCCGTTCGAGATTTCCCTCCTCAATGTGGAACAAGTGCGTCTCAGGAGGCCAGAAACTTTGATCGAGAGGCGCAGTCAGTTAAGGGTGACAAACCATCAACATCATCAAACACTGACAAGACTAATGTGTATCGTTCATGGTGGACAGGAAAAGTTGCCCACAGATCTAAACCAAATGGAGATATTGGCCCAATAAAAAAGCAACCTGAAGCAAATCGTCAGCCAGAAAGATCTCGGAATGACTCGGACAATACTAGAGGAAAGACTACTCAATTTAGTGCTGCTAGCCTTCGTAACAACAACACATCTCTCATCCGAACGAAAGTGACAGAGACACTGAGTCGGTTCAGAGATCTTTGTATCGAGATTGAGCGTAAGAAGTTGAGGGAAGGAGCAGCAAATCCGAGAAGGATAGATTTTGAAGCTGCAAAGATCCTCAAGAAAGAAAGAGGATACGTTAATACAGGCTCACAAATAATGGGAGATGTACCAGGTGTGGAAGTTGGTGACATTTTTCGTTACAGAATTGAGCTCACCATTGTTGGGTTACATCGCCAGATTGAAGGTGGGATCGACTATACACATTTTGGTAACGAGTCGCTTGCAACTAGCATTGTGGCGTCTGGGGGGTATGCAGATGATACGCATGACTTGAACTCCCTAACTTACACCGGCCATGGAGGAAGCGTGATGCACCATAACCTCCCAGAGCATCAAGAGCTTAAACGCGGGAACCTGGCTTTGAAGAATAGTATCGACGCGGAGAATCCTGTTAGAGTGATACACGGGTCTGAGACTTCCGGTGGAAGAAAGCAGTATGTTTATGTTGGACTATATTTGGTGGAGAGGTGGTGGAAGGAAACGGGGGATCATGGAAAGATTGTTTACAAGTTTCAACTGAACAGAATTCAGGGCCAGAGATCGATCCCTTGGTTGATATAA
- the LOC101299593 gene encoding uncharacterized protein LOC101299593: protein MAISSGVTTLLPKAHIESVQTITPFKITDPRPTLAVSAADPISLGIFQNCLHILLYYTKATQEDSSWLHAGWIKESLSRALVEQPLFAGRFRVNDSGELEVVANDSGIRLIEARTPMTMAEFLSYKSSREDAEDELVFWKTIDEHSPQYSPLFYVQVTYFQCGGSSLGISCSVLLADLLFKENFLKKWANIHHNLLSDKSLTVTPFYNFRHVGKNGKSANNIFVSIPSKKCGKTMIFNVAAENVDSENDDALKICVEEAESKYGFGKLFVKINSSSCSAVKVENFRKEGLAKPKIKGIAEAGWDFFGAKEVGFREGNKPASVSYWFGFISGGVVMAVPSSADREGAYSVIVTVPNLED from the exons ATGGCAATTTCCAGTGGTGTCACCACGCTCCTCCCAAAAGCACACATTGAATCCGTCCAGACTATAACACCCTTCAAGATCACCGATCCGCGACCGACACTTGCCGTGTCGGCCGCAGACCCGATCAGTTTGGGAATATTCCAAAACTGCCTGCACATCCTTCTCTACTACACAAAAGCAACCCAAGAGGACTCAAGTTGGCTCCATGCCGGCTGGATCAAGGAGTCCCTTTCGAGGGCGTTGGTGGAGCAACCGCTATTTGCTGGCCGATTTCGTGTGAATGATAGTGGAGAGCTGGAGGTTGTGGCCAATGACAGCGGCATTAGACTCATCGAAGCTCGTACTCCGATGACCATGGCTGAGTTTCTGTCTTACAAGTCCAGCAGGGAGGATGCAGAAGATGAACTTGTGTTTTGGAAAACGATTGATGAACATAGTCCTCAGTACTCTCCTCTCTTTTATGTTCAG GTGACATATTTTCAGTGTGGAGGGAGTTCACTAGGAATTAGCTGCAGTGTTCTTCTAGCAGATCTTTTGTTCAAAGAAAATTTTCTCAAGAAATGGGCTAATATCCACCACAATCTGCTTTCAGACAAGAGCCTAACTGTGACACCCTTTTATAATTTCCGACATGTTGGCAAAAATGGAAAGTCTGCCAACAATATATTTGTCTCTATTCCTAGCAAAAAATGTGGCAAGACAATGATTTTCAATGTTGCAGCTGAGAATGTGGATTCGGAGAACGATGATGCATTGAAAATTTGTGTTGAAGAAGCAGAGAGCAAGTATGGTTTTGGGAAATTGTTTGTGAAGATCAACAGCTCATCCTGCAGTGCAGTCAAGGTTGAGAATTTTCGAAAAGAAGGACTTGCTAAGCCAAAAATTAAGGGAATTGCTGAAGCGGGATGGGATTTTTTCGGGGCAAAGGAGGTCGGATTTCGTGAAGGGAATAAGCCGGCTAGTGTTTCGTATTGGTTTGGATTCATTTCTGGTGGAGTTGTTATGGCAGTGCCATCATCAGCTGATCGGGAGGGTGCTTATTCAGTGATTGTTACAGTTCCTAATTTGGAGGACTAA
- the LOC101299874 gene encoding FAD-dependent urate hydroxylase-like codes for MGIVSLSLVLHSRLVSPYHSQTRPIRLSQSNWFQAPIPARTKHTSLSIIRAQSGARKEEIVIVGAGIAGLATALSLHRLGIGSLVVEQAESLRTSGTSLTLFKNGWRVLDALGVGDDLRNQFLEVQGMVVTTAEGNELRSFKFKEEDESQEVRAVERRVLLETLANQLPQGAVRFSSKLAKIEKIEDGDTLLQLVDGTQLSAKIVIGCDGIRSPIAKWMGFPEPKYAGHCGLRGLAFFPGGHKFEPKLNQIYGRGQRAGIVPISPTKVYWFVCFNMPSPGQKITDPAVLKKLAKELVTNWPSDLLDIIDHTPDDTISRTPLVDRWLWPSISPPASAGRVVLVGDAWHPMTPNLGQGACCALEDSVILARKLAAAIESGPAAIEDALSSYGSERWPRIFPLTIRANLIGSLLQWENPVVCSVRNNVIIPKLVKLGPMLEHTNFDCQPLQNQVV; via the exons ATGGGAATAGTCTCTTTGTCCCTAGTTCTTCACAGCCGACTTGTTTCACCATACCATTCTCAAACTAGACCAATTCGTCTTAGTCAATCTAATTGGTTCCAAGCTCCAATCCCAGCAAGAACCAAACACACTTCTTTATCAATCATCAGAGCTCAATCTGGTGCCCGCAAGGAGGAAATTGTCATAGTTGGCGCTGGAATCGCCGGCCTTGCCACCGCTCTATCTCTTCACAG GCTTGGAATTGGATCATTGGTGGTAGAGCAAGCAGAGTCACTTCGAACCAGTGGAACTTCTCTCACCCTCTTCAAAAACGGTTGGAGGGTTTTGGATGCACTTGGAGTTGGAGACGATCTCAGAAACCAATTTCTTGAAGTTCAAGG GATGGTAGTAACAACAGCTGAGGGGAATGAGCTACGCTCCTTCAAGTTCAAAGAGGAAGATGAAAG CCAAGAGGTGCGTGCCGTAGAGAGGAGAGTACTACTTGAGACTCTTGCCAATCAACTGCCCCAAGGGGCGGTCCGTTTCTCTTCAAAGCTTGCAAAGATTGAGAAGATTGAAGATGGAGATACTTTGCTGCAACTTGTGGATGGTACTCAGCTATCTGCTAAG ATTGTAATTGGCTGTGATGGGATTCGGTCTCCTATAGCTAAGTGGATGGGGTTTCCCGAGCCTAAGTATGCAGGGCATTGTGGTCTTCGTGGCCTTGCATTCTTTCCTGGTGGCCATAAGTTTGAACCAAAACTGAATCAAATCTATGGAAGAGGGCAGCGTGCTGGCATTGTTCCTATTTCTCCTACAAAAGTCTACTGGTTTGTCTGCTTCAACATGCCATCTCCAG GTCAAAAAATCACTGACCCAGCTGTGCTGAAGAAGCTAGCTAAAGAACTGGTAACAAACTGGCCTTCAGACCTATTGGACATCATAGACCATACCCCGGATGACACAATCAGTCGAACACCACTAGTAGACCGGTGGTTGTGGCCATCCATCAGCCCTCCGGCTTCAGCCGGAAGAGTTGTACTGGTTGGAGATGCATGGCATCCGATGACCCCCAATCTTGGACAAGGCGCTTGTTGTGCTTTGGAAGATTCAGTAATTTTGGCGCGAAAGCTTGCAGCAGCGATCGAGTCAGGACCAGCAGCCATTGAAGATGCTCTCAGCTCATACGGAAGTGAAAGATGGCCTCGAATCTTTCCGCTAACCATACGGGCAAACCTCATAGGGTCACTACTGCAATGGGAGAATCCTGTTGTGTGTTCTGTCCGGAACAATGTCATTATCCCAAAGCTTGTTAAGCTAGGACCAATGTTGGAACACACAAATTTTGACTGCCAACCCCTACAGAATCAAGTCGTGTAA